Proteins from a single region of Chryseobacterium sp. T16E-39:
- a CDS encoding ABC transporter permease/substrate-binding protein yields the protein MTQQSLWQFIAEQQDKLLIQVVQHLGLTFVSLLLAIIVGVPLGILIARKRLFANPVLGTAGILQTVPSIALLGFMIPAFGIGATPAIVALLIYALLPIIRNTYTGITGVDPAVVEAAKAMGMNRKQLLFKVELPLAMPVIIAGIRTAAVINVGVATLASFVAAGGLGEFIFGGISLNNTNMILAGAIPAALLAIILDQLIAILQRAGYRRFRQVLFVVPVILVIVGGLYLLTSHSGNKLKAGFTPEFMGRQDGDIGLRAVYGLNAQPTIVSDAIMYKAAYDKELDIISGYSTDGRIKAYDLYVLDDDKKIFPPYFAAPIIKTKTLQKFPELKKTLNLLAGKFTDSIMTDLNYRSDYLHQTPEKIAKDFLKQNGLLKTQRKGSAGTVRIGSKIFGEQYILTEMYKMLIEGYTDYKVETKTGLGGTKICFDALVNDAIDFYPEYTGTGLLVLLKPTESTIKEVSQSAEKTYKYVNTEFKNQYGIEWLEPLGFNNSYALMMRRTHSQQLKIKSISDLKNYLDTP from the coding sequence ATGACGCAACAAAGTCTCTGGCAATTTATTGCCGAACAACAAGATAAACTCCTGATTCAAGTTGTACAACATCTTGGATTAACTTTTGTATCGTTACTTTTAGCCATCATCGTGGGTGTTCCTCTGGGAATATTAATAGCCAGGAAGAGATTATTTGCTAATCCTGTTCTAGGAACTGCAGGAATTTTACAAACAGTTCCTAGTATTGCTCTGCTGGGATTTATGATTCCTGCCTTTGGCATTGGGGCAACTCCGGCGATTGTAGCATTATTAATCTATGCCCTTTTACCCATTATCAGGAATACCTATACAGGAATTACAGGAGTAGATCCGGCTGTTGTTGAGGCTGCAAAAGCAATGGGAATGAACAGGAAGCAATTGCTTTTCAAAGTAGAGCTTCCATTGGCAATGCCGGTCATCATTGCGGGGATCCGAACCGCAGCTGTAATCAATGTAGGAGTAGCCACATTGGCTTCTTTTGTTGCAGCGGGTGGGCTTGGAGAATTTATATTCGGCGGGATTTCACTTAATAATACGAATATGATCCTTGCTGGTGCTATTCCAGCGGCATTACTTGCCATTATATTGGATCAGTTGATTGCTATTTTACAAAGAGCAGGATATCGGAGGTTTCGCCAGGTTTTATTTGTAGTTCCTGTAATATTGGTGATTGTGGGTGGTTTATACCTGTTAACTTCACATTCCGGGAATAAACTTAAAGCGGGATTTACGCCGGAATTTATGGGACGGCAGGATGGTGATATCGGATTACGGGCGGTTTATGGATTGAATGCACAACCCACCATTGTAAGTGATGCCATTATGTACAAAGCAGCTTATGATAAAGAACTGGACATCATAAGTGGTTATTCTACCGATGGGAGGATCAAAGCGTATGATCTGTATGTATTGGATGATGATAAAAAAATATTTCCGCCATATTTTGCAGCACCGATCATCAAGACAAAAACATTACAAAAGTTTCCGGAGCTGAAAAAAACATTAAATTTACTCGCTGGAAAGTTTACTGATTCCATCATGACGGATCTCAATTACCGCTCTGATTATCTTCATCAGACTCCGGAAAAGATTGCGAAAGACTTTTTAAAACAAAATGGATTATTAAAAACTCAGAGAAAGGGAAGTGCGGGAACCGTACGGATTGGATCCAAGATTTTTGGCGAACAATATATCCTTACCGAAATGTATAAAATGCTTATTGAAGGCTATACCGATTATAAAGTAGAAACCAAAACAGGGTTAGGGGGAACTAAAATTTGTTTTGATGCCTTAGTGAACGATGCCATCGATTTCTATCCCGAATATACAGGAACGGGGCTTTTGGTTCTTTTAAAACCAACTGAATCAACCATTAAAGAGGTAAGCCAAAGTGCTGAAAAAACATATAAATATGTCAATACAGAATTTAAAAACCAATATGGGATAGAATGGCTGGAGCCTTTAGGGTTTAATAATTCTTATGCATTAATGATGCGAAGAACACATTCTCAACAATTAAAAATAAAGAGCATTTCAGATCTTAAAAACTATTTAGATACTCCTTAA